The following proteins are co-located in the Clostridiales bacterium genome:
- a CDS encoding FAD-dependent oxidoreductase, which yields MSTKMEADVIVIGGGASGITAAVAAAEKDASVILLEKGSTTGGAANMGMGFFAVESKYQKAQMVDFTKEDAFNLFMNYTHWRVDARLVRKYIEQTADTVEWAESMGVEFLGVYKYFEKSTQTWHVVKVAGSNAPAERGASNLYRALTERAEELGVNICYQTKATKILVEDGHVTGVELIDANGEKVIAECNAVIVATGGFGDNPKMIQENLGYEWGKDLHSFRIPGVQGEGLNMLWEAGGAKTQPVMELTYTTPGVTDVFKTLSETMRQPNLMVNLDGLRFINEEIMNNTVYTGNAVALQRERMAFTILDESILDEYKKSGLDYITVHHNIKTVDKWDKELETYLGGGASEGSGLSMLHNEDQKSQVNLFVADSIEELAEKTGINVENLKKTIEEYNAACTSEDKFFFKKHKYLKPIKGEKYYAARHFPAGYGSLGGIKTNDKLEVLDEKGIKIPGLYSCGTDACNIFGDSYCFLMPGNTMGFAVNSGRMAGYNAVDFMDSDEFS from the coding sequence ATGAGTACAAAAATGGAAGCAGATGTTATTGTTATCGGTGGTGGTGCATCGGGCATCACCGCAGCAGTTGCAGCAGCAGAAAAGGATGCCAGTGTCATCCTGCTTGAAAAGGGAAGTACCACAGGCGGAGCAGCAAATATGGGAATGGGGTTCTTTGCAGTGGAGTCAAAATACCAGAAAGCACAGATGGTAGATTTCACAAAGGAAGACGCATTCAACCTTTTCATGAATTACACCCACTGGAGAGTTGATGCAAGACTGGTAAGAAAGTACATAGAGCAGACTGCAGACACCGTAGAATGGGCGGAGAGCATGGGAGTAGAATTTTTGGGTGTGTATAAATACTTCGAAAAGTCCACTCAGACATGGCATGTAGTCAAAGTTGCAGGAAGCAACGCACCTGCAGAGCGAGGCGCATCCAATTTGTATCGTGCATTAACGGAACGTGCGGAAGAATTGGGCGTCAATATTTGTTATCAGACAAAAGCCACAAAAATTCTTGTGGAGGATGGTCATGTGACAGGGGTTGAGCTCATTGATGCTAATGGAGAAAAAGTGATTGCAGAGTGCAATGCGGTTATTGTAGCCACCGGCGGATTCGGTGACAATCCAAAGATGATTCAGGAAAACCTTGGATATGAATGGGGTAAAGATTTGCATTCCTTCCGGATTCCAGGCGTACAAGGTGAAGGACTGAATATGCTTTGGGAAGCGGGCGGAGCAAAGACCCAGCCGGTCATGGAGCTTACCTATACCACACCCGGCGTCACAGATGTCTTCAAGACCTTGAGTGAAACAATGAGACAACCCAACCTGATGGTTAACCTGGATGGACTGCGCTTTATTAATGAAGAGATTATGAACAATACGGTCTATACCGGAAATGCGGTAGCACTGCAAAGAGAGCGCATGGCGTTTACGATTCTTGACGAGAGCATTCTGGATGAATATAAAAAAAGCGGTCTGGATTATATCACAGTTCACCACAATATCAAAACGGTAGATAAGTGGGATAAGGAGCTGGAAACCTATCTGGGCGGCGGTGCGTCTGAGGGCTCTGGACTTAGCATGCTGCACAATGAGGATCAGAAATCACAGGTCAATCTGTTTGTGGCGGACTCCATTGAAGAGCTTGCGGAGAAGACCGGAATCAATGTGGAAAACTTGAAAAAGACCATTGAAGAGTATAATGCAGCCTGCACTTCAGAGGATAAATTCTTCTTTAAAAAGCATAAGTATCTAAAGCCAATCAAAGGTGAGAAATATTATGCTGCAAGACATTTTCCGGCAGGATACGGAAGCCTTGGCGGAATCAAGACCAACGACAAGCTGGAAGTCCTAGATGAAAAAGGGATTAAAATTCCTGGATTGTACTCCTGCGGAACCGATGCCTGCAATATTTTTGGGGACAGCTACTGCTTCCTGATGCCCGGAAACACCATGGGATTTGCTGTAAATAGCGGAAGAATGGCGGGATATAACGCAGTGGACTTCATGGATTCCGACGAGTTTAGTTGA
- a CDS encoding 4Fe-4S dicluster domain-containing protein: MSDTGTFCAIDSAKRVMDDARKESCGKCVLCREGTWQAYEIMYDISEGKAENDDYELLTELLEQISSNGGCEMSVKAASLCLGLLRNYQEDWDQHIRRKRCANLICRASYTVYIAPELCIGCGKCAEACQDNAILGGENLIHVVKGEQCSKCMLCVEACPKGAVKKAGAIKPKVPAEPIPVGSVGGTSGGGEEGTSMRRRRRGE; encoded by the coding sequence ATGAGTGACACCGGAACCTTTTGCGCCATCGATTCTGCAAAGAGAGTGATGGACGATGCACGCAAGGAATCCTGCGGAAAGTGTGTCCTGTGCAGAGAAGGAACGTGGCAGGCCTATGAAATTATGTACGATATCTCAGAGGGAAAAGCAGAAAATGATGATTACGAGCTTCTGACAGAGCTATTGGAACAGATTAGCAGCAATGGAGGCTGCGAGATGTCGGTGAAAGCCGCATCTCTGTGCCTTGGATTGTTAAGGAATTATCAAGAAGATTGGGATCAGCATATCCGAAGGAAGCGTTGCGCCAATCTGATCTGCAGGGCATCCTACACCGTTTATATTGCACCAGAGCTTTGTATCGGGTGCGGAAAATGTGCAGAAGCATGTCAGGACAATGCAATTCTTGGAGGCGAAAATTTGATTCATGTGGTCAAGGGCGAGCAGTGCAGCAAATGCATGCTTTGTGTTGAGGCCTGCCCCAAAGGGGCAGTGAAAAAGGCTGGAGCAATAAAACCAAAGGTTCCGGCAGAACCCATTCCTGTGGGAAGCGTCGGGGGAACCTCCGGAGGCGGCGAGGAAGGAACCTCAATGCGACGTAGGCGCAGGGGGGAATAA
- a CDS encoding FAD-dependent oxidoreductase: MKKIRFNIDGYTIEAEEGQNLLQAALDAGIYIPHLCYHPDLTPQGGCKLCTVEIEGVEGTVQSCETIVAEGMQVKTKTEKVKHHRAVALELMLASHPKDCTSCDKYLNCELQALMQYMGVAHSRLREIDKENTRIIPSDQLIKREMYRCIQCGRCVRACQELRGIGALQYNKRGGETYIGTKDDVPLSETDCRFCGACVEVCPTGAIQDVKGVFAKDSPRNLALIPCTDKCPAHTDIPMYVRLAQQGKYSDAVSVFREKLTFPHSLGCVCTHTCESGCKRNHVNEAVSIRELKRFSVEHDKEESWKKRAFHNPPTGKKAAVIGGGAAGMTAAYYLAKKGHEVTVFERQPMAGGMLSYGIPKYRLPQDIVNQELETLVEVGIKMVPNTNVASVDEVFAKGFDAVLVSVGAQKGKRPPAYSGNWKNALDAVDFCRLANEGNLPDLGETLTVYGGGNVAFDCARTAKMKGVSTVRVVCLEPRDKMLADKEEVTCALAEGIEILNSKSMLGLEETSTDTEGKKTGLNADTVLDAVTGLKLINVVSFRFGDKGLELETEEGSETVLKTDTLVFATGQQPGLTEAFGIDLQRGSVAKTNDALGTGKEGVFAAGDAVTGTKSVVDAIESGRRAAMSIDSYLGGDGNIEEVLYDREKQNPRIGTVENFAALKRAEQLCGECDAAGEALRCLQCDLRLDIQKVKYWVDAHYKQVKEAAE; encoded by the coding sequence ATGAAAAAAATACGTTTCAATATAGACGGATACACAATTGAGGCAGAGGAGGGTCAGAACCTCCTTCAGGCGGCTTTGGATGCGGGAATCTATATTCCTCATCTTTGCTATCATCCCGATCTCACACCGCAGGGAGGCTGTAAACTTTGTACCGTGGAGATCGAAGGCGTTGAGGGTACGGTTCAGTCGTGTGAAACCATCGTAGCTGAGGGGATGCAGGTGAAAACAAAGACTGAGAAGGTAAAGCACCACCGTGCAGTCGCATTGGAGCTCATGCTGGCCAGCCATCCAAAGGATTGTACCTCCTGTGATAAATACCTCAACTGCGAACTGCAGGCTTTGATGCAGTACATGGGAGTGGCCCATTCTAGGCTTCGGGAAATCGACAAGGAAAATACGAGAATCATACCATCGGATCAGTTGATCAAAAGAGAGATGTATCGCTGCATCCAATGCGGTCGCTGCGTTAGGGCCTGTCAGGAACTGCGCGGAATCGGCGCCCTACAATATAACAAACGAGGCGGAGAAACTTATATCGGTACGAAAGACGATGTTCCTTTGTCCGAAACAGACTGCCGCTTTTGCGGTGCCTGTGTGGAGGTCTGCCCCACAGGAGCCATTCAGGATGTGAAAGGAGTCTTCGCTAAGGATTCCCCTCGAAACCTGGCTCTGATTCCTTGTACGGACAAATGCCCTGCCCATACGGACATTCCGATGTACGTGCGCCTTGCGCAGCAGGGAAAATATTCTGATGCAGTAAGCGTGTTCCGAGAAAAACTCACATTCCCCCATTCATTGGGCTGCGTCTGCACCCATACCTGCGAATCGGGATGTAAACGAAATCATGTAAATGAGGCGGTTTCCATACGGGAGCTAAAGCGCTTTTCTGTAGAGCATGACAAAGAAGAAAGCTGGAAGAAAAGAGCCTTTCATAATCCGCCCACTGGAAAAAAAGCCGCAGTCATCGGTGGCGGAGCAGCGGGAATGACGGCTGCCTATTACCTTGCGAAAAAGGGTCACGAAGTAACGGTTTTTGAGCGGCAGCCTATGGCAGGGGGAATGCTTTCCTACGGAATTCCCAAGTATCGCCTCCCACAGGATATTGTCAATCAAGAGCTTGAAACCCTTGTAGAAGTGGGAATTAAGATGGTGCCAAACACCAACGTTGCTTCTGTTGATGAAGTATTCGCGAAAGGGTTTGATGCGGTACTGGTATCAGTGGGAGCTCAAAAAGGGAAACGGCCCCCAGCTTACAGCGGAAACTGGAAGAATGCTTTGGACGCAGTGGACTTTTGCAGACTGGCAAATGAGGGAAATCTACCCGATCTGGGTGAAACCCTAACAGTGTATGGAGGAGGAAATGTCGCCTTCGACTGCGCCAGAACAGCAAAGATGAAAGGCGTTTCCACTGTTCGGGTTGTTTGCCTGGAACCGAGGGATAAGATGCTGGCGGACAAGGAAGAAGTGACCTGCGCTTTAGCGGAAGGCATTGAAATCCTGAACAGCAAATCCATGCTAGGGCTGGAAGAAACGAGTACGGACACGGAAGGGAAGAAAACCGGGTTGAATGCAGACACCGTGCTGGATGCAGTCACAGGACTGAAGCTGATCAATGTGGTGAGTTTTCGCTTTGGGGATAAAGGACTTGAGCTGGAAACCGAAGAAGGTTCTGAAACGGTTCTAAAGACTGATACTCTGGTGTTTGCAACAGGACAGCAGCCTGGTCTTACCGAAGCGTTCGGAATTGATCTTCAACGTGGCAGCGTTGCAAAAACAAATGACGCACTGGGGACCGGCAAAGAAGGAGTCTTTGCGGCCGGAGATGCGGTTACAGGAACAAAGTCGGTGGTGGACGCCATTGAATCCGGAAGAAGAGCTGCCATGAGTATTGACAGTTATCTGGGCGGTGACGGCAACATCGAGGAAGTTCTTTATGATAGAGAAAAGCAGAATCCGAGGATTGGAACCGTTGAGAATTTTGCAGCGCTAAAGAGAGCAGAGCAGCTTTGCGGCGAATGTGATGCAGCCGGAGAAGCACTGCGCTGCCTGCAATGTGATCTGCGTCTGGATATTCAAAAAGTTAAGTATTGGGTGGACGCCCACTATAAACAGGTTAAGGAGGCAGCAGAATGA
- a CDS encoding OFA family MFS transporter, with amino-acid sequence MEFKQVRWRHMIAAMIMALCAGIGYTWSVFQKPLMEHFEWGIETISLTFTIQVLISTLAPVYLGRFQKPLGVKNYLRIGIAIYVVGLIATMFTSSIGYLYIIYGVVVGIGISMLYPCLMAYSGKLFPEKTGMAAGLLACSYGGGSIIWAPLAANFIGKHGALPVFGLFAAIFAIVMIPASFMIGEVPEDFRPEGKKDLAGVEHAGKKTPKVGSAAKDYTWQEMLRTSRYYIIVIALTLGATAGLMIMGHASTILQEVQSFTPEKAAVIIGVISIFNAFGRLGFGFISDRLGRYNVMLLLFTVIGGSMLVLTKSEGTVFVIALFAISACYGGFTSMFSPICVDNFGIKNLAVNYSFLYVAYGFAGVIGPQLAARTKAMGDGYNLAFLTVAILSVVGFALTLYLKAAAGKKR; translated from the coding sequence ATGGAATTTAAGCAAGTTCGATGGCGGCATATGATTGCCGCAATGATAATGGCACTTTGTGCAGGAATCGGATATACCTGGAGTGTTTTTCAGAAGCCTCTTATGGAGCATTTTGAATGGGGAATTGAAACCATTTCCCTTACCTTTACGATACAGGTTCTAATTTCAACACTGGCGCCGGTTTACCTTGGCAGATTTCAAAAGCCCCTTGGCGTAAAAAATTATCTCAGGATCGGAATCGCAATTTATGTGGTTGGATTAATCGCCACCATGTTTACGAGCTCGATCGGGTATTTATACATCATTTACGGCGTCGTAGTCGGAATCGGAATCAGCATGCTGTACCCCTGTCTAATGGCTTACAGCGGGAAGCTCTTTCCTGAAAAGACAGGAATGGCTGCAGGGCTGCTGGCTTGTTCCTATGGAGGAGGGTCCATTATATGGGCGCCCCTTGCGGCAAATTTTATCGGAAAGCATGGCGCACTGCCGGTATTCGGCCTGTTTGCAGCAATTTTTGCTATCGTCATGATTCCTGCCAGCTTCATGATTGGTGAGGTTCCGGAGGATTTCAGACCGGAAGGGAAGAAGGATCTTGCAGGAGTCGAACACGCAGGGAAGAAGACCCCGAAAGTAGGATCAGCAGCGAAAGATTACACCTGGCAGGAAATGCTCAGAACTTCTCGGTATTATATTATCGTCATCGCACTGACTTTGGGAGCCACAGCCGGGCTCATGATCATGGGTCATGCATCCACAATCCTGCAGGAGGTTCAAAGCTTTACGCCGGAAAAGGCGGCAGTGATCATCGGTGTTATTTCTATCTTTAACGCGTTTGGGCGTTTGGGCTTCGGCTTTATCTCAGATCGTCTGGGCAGATATAACGTCATGCTGCTGCTGTTTACTGTGATCGGGGGCTCCATGCTGGTGCTGACTAAGTCGGAAGGAACGGTGTTCGTTATTGCACTCTTTGCAATCAGTGCCTGCTACGGCGGATTTACTTCCATGTTCTCACCGATTTGTGTAGACAATTTCGGGATAAAAAATCTGGCAGTCAACTACAGCTTTCTATATGTTGCCTACGGATTCGCCGGCGTAATCGGGCCGCAGCTTGCAGCCAGAACAAAGGCTATGGGAGACGGTTATAACCTTGCATTTCTGACAGTGGCGATATTGAGTGTCGTGGGATTTGCACTGACACTTTATTTAAAAGCCGCAGCTGGAAAGAAACGATAA
- a CDS encoding 3-oxoacid CoA-transferase subunit B, translating into MSDIKEKIAKKVAGFFKPGDVVNLGIGIPTMVGNYIQDGVWLHTENGLVGYGPAPEKGQESEFLTGAGAQFITAYPGAAAFDSATSFAIVRGGHLTATVLGAMEVDEKGNLANWSRPGVIVGMGGAMDLVNGAKDVIIAMEHTAKGGKHKILESCSLPLTGVGVVTKIVTELCVIQVTEEGLVLQELTEGVTLEEVLEKTGANLIVSEALR; encoded by the coding sequence ATGTCAGATATTAAGGAAAAAATTGCGAAAAAAGTTGCCGGCTTCTTCAAACCCGGCGACGTAGTCAACCTTGGAATCGGCATTCCAACAATGGTGGGGAATTACATACAAGATGGAGTCTGGCTTCATACGGAAAATGGGCTTGTTGGTTACGGTCCTGCACCGGAAAAGGGGCAAGAGAGCGAATTCCTTACCGGAGCGGGTGCCCAGTTTATTACTGCATATCCGGGTGCGGCAGCATTTGACAGTGCGACGAGCTTTGCCATTGTCCGTGGAGGCCATCTGACCGCGACGGTTCTGGGTGCGATGGAAGTGGATGAGAAAGGAAATCTGGCAAACTGGAGCAGACCCGGCGTTATTGTTGGTATGGGCGGAGCAATGGATCTGGTCAACGGAGCGAAAGACGTGATCATCGCCATGGAGCATACCGCTAAAGGCGGCAAGCATAAGATTCTGGAGTCTTGCAGTCTGCCGCTGACCGGTGTTGGTGTCGTGACAAAAATTGTCACAGAGCTCTGCGTGATTCAGGTGACAGAGGAAGGACTTGTCTTGCAGGAACTAACGGAAGGTGTAACGTTGGAAGAGGTTCTTGAAAAAACCGGAGCGAATCTCATCGTTTCTGAGGCACTTCGATAA
- a CDS encoding CoA transferase subunit A — translation MNKLASKSEIMKLFHDEMTLMCGGFANRGNPKKLIDMVVESGVQNLSVISNDAGDPDLTIGRLIRSRQARRLTASHVGMNPELGQAVLEGRMELELSPQGTLAERVRCGGAGMGGVLIKTGLGTVIEEGKQKIEVNGQTYLLELPLTADVALVKAHKADSLGNLVYKGTQRNFNPLVAMAGKTVIVEADEIVPVGVLDMDEIHTPGVFVSFVWNGKEDSRHVRY, via the coding sequence ATGAATAAGTTAGCGAGTAAGAGTGAAATCATGAAGCTGTTTCACGATGAGATGACACTGATGTGCGGCGGATTTGCCAATCGGGGAAATCCAAAGAAGCTCATCGATATGGTTGTAGAATCAGGTGTGCAGAATCTATCCGTTATCTCAAATGATGCCGGAGATCCGGATCTGACCATCGGAAGGCTGATCCGAAGCAGGCAAGCCAGAAGGCTTACCGCTTCCCACGTGGGAATGAACCCAGAACTGGGACAGGCGGTACTGGAAGGAAGAATGGAGCTTGAGCTTTCCCCTCAGGGTACGCTTGCAGAGCGAGTCCGCTGCGGCGGAGCCGGCATGGGTGGTGTCCTGATCAAGACGGGACTTGGTACTGTGATCGAAGAAGGAAAACAGAAAATCGAGGTAAATGGACAGACTTATCTTTTGGAGCTTCCACTGACGGCAGATGTCGCTCTTGTGAAGGCACACAAGGCAGATTCGCTGGGTAATCTTGTTTACAAGGGAACCCAGAGAAACTTCAATCCACTGGTGGCAATGGCAGGGAAAACAGTCATTGTTGAGGCAGATGAAATTGTGCCGGTGGGGGTGCTGGATATGGATGAAATCCACACGCCAGGCGTATTTGTATCATTTGTATGGAACGGGAAGGAGGATTCGCGGCATGTCAGATATTAA
- a CDS encoding thiolase family protein: MTVREAVIVSAVRTPVGRARGTLAGVPAADLGALAIKEAVRRAQIDPAEIEDVFFGNLMANEYANIARVAALGAGLPYSVPAVMMDRQCGSSLTTFGLASMMIEGGHADVLVSAGVESDSRRSYVMEKPTASYQVMPPQWANIMSAYTKEDSISMGLTAENLAEKYGITRKACDAFSVESHRKAAAAWEAGYFDEQIVSVEVSVGKGKTALISKDESVRSDCSMETLGKLPPVFKKDGVVTAGNSSPMSDGGGASVLMEKGKAKSLGLPILGRFAGYAAAGLDPKYMGYGPVEATKKLLKKKGMTMSDIDLIEMNEAFAAQSIACIEGLNLDPTKLNVNGGAIALGHPLGGTGAVLVAKMLYELKRRDLERGLITFCIGGGQGVSALIERE, translated from the coding sequence ATGACAGTGAGAGAAGCAGTAATTGTCTCTGCGGTTCGTACACCAGTGGGGAGAGCGAGAGGAACGCTTGCAGGAGTACCTGCAGCAGATCTCGGCGCTTTAGCAATTAAAGAAGCAGTCAGAAGGGCTCAAATCGATCCCGCTGAAATAGAGGATGTTTTTTTTGGTAATTTGATGGCAAATGAGTATGCAAATATCGCAAGAGTGGCAGCTCTGGGAGCAGGGCTTCCCTACTCCGTTCCGGCGGTTATGATGGATCGTCAATGCGGATCTTCCCTGACTACCTTCGGGCTTGCGTCTATGATGATTGAAGGCGGCCATGCGGATGTTCTGGTGTCGGCTGGTGTAGAAAGTGATTCCAGAAGAAGCTATGTGATGGAGAAGCCTACAGCATCCTACCAGGTAATGCCTCCGCAATGGGCAAACATCATGTCTGCCTATACGAAAGAGGACAGCATCAGTATGGGATTGACCGCGGAAAACCTGGCAGAAAAGTATGGGATTACGAGAAAAGCCTGTGACGCGTTTTCAGTAGAAAGTCATAGGAAAGCTGCGGCAGCTTGGGAAGCCGGGTACTTTGATGAGCAGATCGTTTCTGTGGAAGTATCTGTGGGAAAAGGGAAAACAGCTCTGATCAGCAAGGATGAGTCTGTTCGCAGCGATTGCAGCATGGAAACGCTGGGCAAGCTGCCTCCCGTTTTTAAGAAAGATGGCGTGGTCACTGCAGGAAACAGCTCTCCCATGAGCGATGGAGGAGGAGCCTCTGTTCTCATGGAGAAGGGTAAGGCTAAGTCTTTGGGATTGCCAATTCTAGGTCGGTTTGCTGGATATGCAGCTGCCGGTCTTGATCCGAAATATATGGGATATGGCCCTGTAGAAGCTACTAAAAAGCTTCTGAAGAAAAAGGGTATGACAATGAGTGATATTGATCTGATTGAGATGAATGAAGCGTTTGCTGCACAGTCAATCGCATGTATTGAAGGACTCAATCTCGATCCGACTAAGCTGAATGTCAACGGTGGAGCCATTGCGCTAGGCCATCCTCTGGGAGGGACAGGAGCGGTTCTTGTTGCAAAAATGCTTTACGAGCTGAAGAGAAGAGATCTGGAACGCGGATTGATCACCTTCTGCATCGGAGGGGGGCAGGGTGTCTCCGCACTAATTGAACGAGAATAA
- a CDS encoding LysR family transcriptional regulator, with product MKRIGDIMEIKNLEAFLLLARSLNFTKSAEQMFLSQSAFSRQIIRLEEEIGCQLFTRTKRSVELTNYGKRFLEHAEVIVSEYNKSLINLKDSQNKNEHLRLGLLNDLLEDNFPKIINHFVTSYPEVDVIYSDNSMSSLVSNLLHDEIDCAYTLSHDAKNVPGISSFTIWSNSVYIAMSCNHPLAGKSSLEIKDLAGTPVVIPTPDTYNLGVLHMNYLCKNAGFEPNVAAMVSNINSLLMLVSSNVGVAFTARTAQNNCPRGVKFLPIESDEYTPLETDITVLWKATNTNPAIKKFLASAELFAVKPNESV from the coding sequence ATGAAAAGAATTGGTGATATTATGGAAATAAAAAATTTGGAAGCCTTTCTCCTGCTTGCGCGAAGTTTAAACTTTACGAAATCCGCAGAGCAGATGTTTCTTTCACAATCCGCTTTCAGCAGACAGATCATTCGCTTGGAAGAAGAAATCGGCTGTCAGCTGTTTACGCGAACAAAGCGCAGCGTAGAGTTGACCAATTACGGCAAGCGATTTCTCGAACATGCAGAAGTCATTGTTTCAGAGTACAACAAAAGCCTGATCAATCTCAAAGATTCTCAGAATAAGAACGAACATTTGCGTCTTGGACTTCTAAACGACCTGTTAGAGGACAACTTTCCCAAAATTATCAATCATTTTGTCACGTCATATCCGGAAGTGGATGTTATTTACAGCGATAACAGTATGTCTTCCTTGGTCAGCAATCTACTCCACGATGAAATCGACTGCGCATACACCCTCTCCCATGACGCGAAAAATGTACCCGGTATCTCTTCCTTTACCATATGGTCAAATTCTGTCTACATTGCAATGTCCTGCAACCATCCGCTTGCAGGAAAGTCATCCCTTGAAATTAAAGATCTCGCCGGCACTCCAGTGGTTATCCCAACGCCAGACACTTACAATCTAGGCGTTCTTCACATGAACTATCTCTGTAAAAATGCCGGATTTGAGCCAAACGTTGCGGCTATGGTTTCTAATATCAACAGCCTTCTGATGCTGGTAAGCAGCAATGTGGGTGTTGCTTTTACCGCACGTACCGCTCAGAATAACTGCCCACGGGGAGTTAAATTTCTTCCCATCGAATCTGATGAATACACCCCATTGGAAACAGATATTACTGTTCTTTGGAAAGCAACAAACACCAATCCGGCAATCAAAAAGTTTCTGGCTTCTGCTGAGCTTTTCGCTGTTAAACCGAATGAGAGCGTTTAG
- a CDS encoding 3-keto-5-aminohexanoate cleavage protein — protein sequence MAKTIITAALTGAVTPAGYNIPETPEQIAADAYEAWKLGAAVVHLHMRDEQGLGVMDKEKFRESIRLIREHKDCDVIINCTSSGDNRVSGGDPAGNAKRMEHHREIDGIEMGSYDAGSFNWMPGGVFMNTPQFLKELGDVYMERGIKPEIEIFDAGMLGVADYYVKKGHLPAQNHYQLCLGVLGAMSATVDNLLYLKNLLPQGSTWSAFGVGAGHLPIMFATLALGGHIRVGLEDNVIYGKDESGNKIMATNKMLVERAVSAVKAYGNQPATSAEARQILGIPAFDRDAVCTKLGIE from the coding sequence ATGGCGAAAACAATTATAACAGCAGCATTGACCGGTGCGGTTACTCCCGCTGGTTACAATATTCCAGAGACACCGGAGCAGATTGCGGCAGACGCATATGAGGCCTGGAAATTGGGGGCAGCAGTGGTGCACCTTCATATGAGAGATGAACAGGGCCTCGGCGTGATGGACAAAGAAAAGTTTCGGGAATCGATCCGTCTGATTCGTGAACATAAAGATTGTGATGTAATTATAAATTGTACCTCCTCTGGCGACAACAGAGTGTCCGGTGGAGATCCTGCGGGAAACGCAAAGCGCATGGAGCACCACAGAGAAATAGACGGAATCGAGATGGGCTCCTATGATGCGGGGTCGTTTAATTGGATGCCAGGCGGTGTTTTTATGAATACACCACAGTTCCTTAAGGAGCTGGGGGATGTTTATATGGAACGCGGCATCAAGCCTGAAATAGAAATTTTTGATGCTGGTATGCTGGGCGTTGCTGACTATTATGTGAAGAAAGGTCACTTGCCTGCTCAGAATCATTACCAGCTTTGCCTTGGCGTGCTGGGGGCGATGTCTGCCACGGTTGACAATTTACTATATCTGAAAAATCTCCTGCCTCAGGGGTCCACTTGGTCAGCCTTTGGTGTCGGTGCAGGGCATCTGCCGATCATGTTTGCAACCCTGGCTCTTGGCGGACATATTCGAGTTGGTCTAGAGGATAATGTTATTTACGGAAAAGATGAGAGCGGCAATAAAATTATGGCTACAAACAAAATGCTGGTAGAGCGTGCGGTTTCTGCTGTAAAGGCATACGGAAACCAGCCAGCGACTTCGGCGGAAGCCCGTCAAATCTTGGGGATCCCTGCTTTTGATCGCGATGCGGTTTGTACAAAGCTCGGTATAGAATAA
- a CDS encoding YitT family protein → MSKKELLLRYFILTLGLFTAALGISLITKAELGTSPISSIPYTLSFAFSPTLGLFTLYLSIALIAAQILILRKNFKKQALMQIPVSFLLSWFIDLTMNWLSFQETGSYEMKWILLIGGCLVLGIGVYLEILGDVVMLPGESFVNAIAVTYQKDFGKTKVAVDLSMTLIAAALGFLLFGKLAGVREGTAVAALLVGLIARFLKRKLSFLEKLIAGKEPVICRM, encoded by the coding sequence ATGAGTAAGAAAGAACTGCTACTTCGATATTTTATCCTGACGTTGGGGCTGTTTACCGCAGCTTTAGGGATTAGCCTCATAACAAAGGCGGAGCTGGGAACTTCTCCGATTTCGAGCATTCCCTATACCCTGAGCTTTGCCTTTTCCCCTACCCTTGGACTATTCACGCTCTATCTCAGCATTGCGCTGATTGCGGCGCAGATTTTAATTCTTCGAAAAAATTTCAAAAAACAGGCGCTGATGCAAATTCCGGTATCGTTTCTCTTGTCGTGGTTTATCGATTTGACGATGAATTGGCTCTCTTTTCAGGAAACTGGGAGCTATGAAATGAAGTGGATTCTCTTAATTGGAGGCTGTCTGGTTCTGGGCATTGGTGTTTATCTGGAGATTCTTGGTGATGTAGTGATGCTGCCGGGGGAATCCTTTGTGAATGCCATTGCGGTTACTTATCAAAAGGATTTTGGAAAGACCAAGGTGGCTGTCGATCTATCTATGACGCTCATTGCCGCTGCTCTTGGGTTCCTTTTGTTTGGCAAATTGGCGGGAGTTCGAGAGGGCACGGCAGTTGCAGCGCTGCTTGTGGGTTTGATTGCACGTTTTCTGAAAAGAAAGCTGTCATTTTTGGAGAAACTTATCGCTGGGAAAGAGCCGGTTATATGCAGGATGTGA